Genomic window (Vitis riparia cultivar Riparia Gloire de Montpellier isolate 1030 chromosome 4, EGFV_Vit.rip_1.0, whole genome shotgun sequence):
tattctttatatataatatttttcagtgctattacctatcaaaaataaaaataaaaataaaaataaatagtggGAAAGTTTGGAGAAGAGCCCATTGGTGCTCTCGAATAGGAAGGGAAGGCTATGGTAGTGTTGGCTTGTGGAAGATGATAAGAAAAAGATGAGGAGTCGTTAAGGCCAAGACAAGGTTTGTAGTGGGTAACAGGAGAAGAATCAACTCTTGGCACGATGAATAGTGTGGTGATGTTCCTTTGACtctttttttatctctattCTCCTTTGTAGCTTCTAAAGAGACTTGAGTGAATGATTTTCAGGTGGTAGAGGGCAGATTGATCTTGTGCAACCCATCCTTCTTAAGACATTTCCAAGTTGCTTCAAAAGCTACATGTGTTAGGAAGGAGCAGCAGGAGTAGGAGAGAGGAGAACAAGGACAAAATAATATGGAAGGCTAGTAAAAGTGGGGCTTTCTTTGTTAAGCTTTCCCTGTTAAGTCCTTCTACTCTACCTTGGAGTTCGAATGAGAAGTGTCTTTCCCCTCAAAGATAGTGTGGGGCTCTTAGACTCCCATGAAAGCAGATCTCTTCGCATGGGAAGTGGCTTAAGGAGCATTCAAGCCATGGACCGACTTAGGAGAAGAGGTTGGGTTTTAGCGAGTTATTGTTGTATGTGTAAAAATGCAGAAGAATCAAGAGACTGTCTCGTCCATTGTGGCGAAGTTAGGGGGCTATGACACTTCTTGTTATCTTAATTTAGCATTTTGTGGGTTCTCCATTTTTTGGTGAAAACTTGTTAATGTGTTAGAATGAGAGTTTTTATGtgcaagaagagaagaaaggctTAGAGACAAGTCCTCTTTGCCTATTCTGGATAATTTGGAAGGAACATAATCAAAGAATTTTGAAGGGGAGCAACACACAAACCAATCTCTTATATTTCTAATCTGTGCATGTGATCTTGTGGGTCTCTTTAGGATCATGTTCAAGTTGATTCCCCATCCTCAATGGATTTCTTCTAGTAGTTGTATGTTGAGTAATACATTGGGATTGTATTCATtggttgtttcttttttctttgtagaTGTGTAAGTATGCCTATTTTTGTTTGACCCttttaatatattatcattttcttttatctacatatatatataatccaaataaaaaatgtgatcaCTGGATTTAAGTTAAAAAGTGTGACCAAAGTGGCTATTTCCCTCCAATGTGGTAATCCTAAGATTTCCAAGGGAGTTTGTATCTATGCCAACAAAAAGCTTCAAAGATCTCTAGGTATGGAAGGACATAACATGAACTTCAATTTATCAAGCATGAAAAATACCTCAACACAAACATCTCCTTATGATGTTCAATAACAAAAATCACCAATGCCATTGGATCAGAGAGACTACATTGGTGaccaacaaaaaattgaaagtcTTTGCTCCAAAATCCTATTCCATTGAACCATTTTGCATTAGTTTgctaaaattaagaaattacaATTTGTGGAATCCCATTTTCATATCCTAAATGCTTTTGATTCGTATCATAGTTGTTTTACCCATCAAAAAACAATTGGTGGAATCACATTCTTGTTGATCATAGTAATAATTATCATGCAACAAGCACAATACTACTTGAGCAGTCTAGAAAAGAAaggacaaaaagaaaagaacttcATTTGAATGCTAGTAAAAGGATTAACAATAAATGCCTATGACAGACTAAATAACATGAATAAGAATCATACCATTTAGGAAGCAAGGCCTTGTTCTCTAGCTTTCCTCAACCACTTAAGTGAATTTTCCAACGTTGAGTAAGCAGTAACATCGTCAAAACTCTTACTCTGCACCACATAATCAAATGCTTCATAAGCCTCTGCAACTCGACCTTCCTTACAAAGGGCCCTCACAAAAGTAGCATAAGAAGCTTTCTCAAGCTTCATACCACCAGACTTCATTACTCCATACAATTCAATCCCTCTTTCCAGCATTCTTAACTTACACAAACCATGAAGCAATGTATTATATGTGCATGAATTTGGACTGCAACCCTTGGCTTCCATCTCCTCCAATAATGCCAATGCACCCAATGCATTTCCCTCCCGACACAATCCATTCATCAATGATGTGTATGTAACTGCATCTGGAAAATGACCCATTTCTGCCATGATATCCAAAAACTTCCTAGCTTCTTTAACCCTCCCTGACTTCGACAACCCAAAAATCAAAGTATTATATGTGACAAGGTCAGGCTCTACTCCTTCctccttcattttcttataaacaCCAATTGCCTCACTGCCCTTATCCAATATACAATAACCTTTCATAATTGTATTGTAAACATAACAATCTGGCTTAAATCCGGCCTCTCCTAATACTTCTAACAACCGTGTTGCCTCCCGGAGATTCCTTCCATTACATACATTATCAATCAAAATTGTGTAAGTAACAAGGTCAGGTTTCAATTGAAAAGAGTTTTGCAACTCATCTATGAAATTGTAGACAGTACTCAAAGCCCTAGTCTTGCAAAGATGCCTGATGATAAAATTGTAGGTAAAAGAATCAGGCGGCGAGTGTTTGAGTGATAATTCTTTTACCAATTCAATTGCGTGCTCTTCTCGGCCCGCTGAACAGAGCGATCGGACAGCGATGTCGGTGGTGACGCGGTCCGGTGGAAAGCCATGGGTGACCATTAAATTGAGGGTTTGATGGACAGCGGATAGGTCTGAATTGGGTGATTTGCAGGACTGGGAGAGCAGGATGTGGTAAGTGGACCGTTCGGGAGAGAAGGAAGGTTGAGATTTGATCATGTGGCGCAGAAAAGAAATGGAGTCATTGACGGTGGAGATTGAAGAGTACGATTGGAGGAGAGCGTTGTGGAATCGGAGGTCAAGTGGGGTTGTGGAGGTGGTGGTGATGGATGCAAATAATTTCTTGGCATCTAAGAGATTGGGGGAGTTGAAGATTACTGGGGATTTAGGGTCTTCGATAGGAGTTCTAGTTTTCTTGGTTTTACCTGAAGGTTGAGGTCTTTTCTTGGGAAAATGATGGGGCTTCTGGGGGGTTTCTAGGACAGTGGACTGTTTAGGAAGAACTGCAGGAGGGTTTTTGAGGAGAGTAGTCACTGGAACTGTTGACGTACGGAATGACGGTGGAATCTTtcccatcttcttcttcttcttcttcctcttccttctTCTCTGGTTTTGGGTTTTTAGGGTTTTGCAGGGTTTTAGCAGGCAGGGGCGAAGGAAGGCTTGGGCCTGTCCAATCCAGACCAGCTGGATGATTTTCTTTGGTACAGCCCAagcccaaaattttaaaagcaatcTATTGAGCAAGAAATAAATTGTTACCCAAAACATACGCACAATTGAACTCCTGTAAAATAATATTCTCAGATAAATTATTTAACACGAATTATTAATTtgtggataaataaataatttattgatttattgataaataaatttttattattatatatatatgacttataaattaaaaaataatataagtaattatatttttttgtaaaatggatataatttataaaaatatatatatatatatatatttttaaaaaagacaaactttaatattatatttatttaaaattttctatttataggaataaaatatttaaagataattatttttaggcaAAAGCAAAAAATCACGGATTTTGCACTAAAAACAAAGCCATTCACATTTACATTTTCTCTTAtaagaagaattttttatttataatactgatgtattaaaattttgataacattacttttctatttttatttttattttaatgcacatatttttttttatatatttacaaggatatatatatatattggtttcTAACTTAAATTGTTATGATTTTCTAAGAATTTAtgttacatatatataaatatatatttattttataataaatattatacaattaaaaatttaagattaatatatattttacttgAAAATAGTAATTGAAAATACTTCTGAAATACTTTCTATTCTACATGTAaacttttcataaaatttgttaaactCAAAACATTTATTAACTAAACACGTATAGTGGGAATACAAAAATATAACCTATCCCATACCTCCACGAGGAGAAAatctatatataattgaaatttttgtccTCTTTTGTCGCTCCTTAATCATTGTTATTGAAGGATCCACCACACACCCTTATGAACATTAGGAACTTGAATTGCCACATCCGCTTGTGATTGGATCAAAACTATAGGCCATGAAGGTATCAATATATGTGAAGGTGTTGTATGCCTATACCTTGGAATGTGGAGGGCTACATTTGGATGAGTAACCTTTGACATCTCTTGTATAGGAAAAGGATGTCATAAGTGGAGGCATacttgatgatatgaatgacttagtaAGGATAATGTTAATGCCTTTAATGGGGGTGGAGGGATGAGTAAGTTTATTATTAGTTTCctacatcattagtttctattttaggttagtttctattttctatatcattaatttttattttaggttcatcattagtttcttattttaggtatttcctttatttttcgcATTACAACTAGAAGAAAttcaatatgatttttcaaaattattccttaattttaAGATCTTATTGTGATCTTTGTGTTTGttcttgaatgtttttttttttttttttgtttcatttcaaaaCAAACCTTTTGTTGCACCCAAGAGTGGGGGAAATGACGTAGAAAACTCAGATAGGAATGGAGAGGTTGATGTGTATGGCTTAGGTAAGTATGGGGACGACGACATAAATGCCCTAAATGGTGGAACAACTTATATGGATGGGTGAAGTGGATGTGTAGCTAAAATAAAGGTCTTCTCAAGTGGACACACAGGTAGTTAAGGTCGTCACCTACCATTTCTCTCTTTACCTTGAATAGGATGCAACCTAGTGATAGTAGTTGATACAAGTGGTCTCTAAGGTGATCCTAATGATGTAAATGGCTTCTCTGCTAGACATATATGATAACCCTCTCAAATAATGTGTAAAACATTAGTAGACATTCAATGAATGTCTCCTAAAATATTTGAAGTGGCTTTAACAAATTGACTCGTAATTTGTGTCATAGTAGTAATCCATAAACAAACTCAAATGTCAAGaacaaatatgttttattaattataatttaaaataagagatTTGTTGGTCAAAATATATTACCAACAACTCACTAGAGGTTGCTATGCAATGATACTTAAATGGATCCTTGTGAATTGGGTGTGTAATCAATCAACATTTAATGTAATACCtagtattaataaattaaataagtaataatgattatcttagtacttaacCTTAAACGTGTTTAATTAGAGGCTAAAATTAGTTTAATGttaatcttgtttaattatgaattaaactttgattaaggttaagtgtGATTAGTTAATAACTTGAGCATGTGTATTAGCTTTTTGGGGGttaatcaaaattaagaaaacttaAGGGATTGATGGGTAGCTACAAACATAAAATATCACAAGCAGAAGGACTAGGTTGCAATATGGGGAATTAGTGGTTATAGTGCCAGCCTTAGGGCTTGTCACCTCATGCATGCTAGCTTAAGAATCACTTTACAAGGGCTGCCAACCCTCATTTTCAACCCATTCTATGCAACAATTTGGTAGATTAGAGAGAgaagttagagagaaaaagtagaggAATCCAGATGAGAAGAAGGCAAGGTTAGTAATTTTGGTAGTTTTGGATTCTAAATGATCTTTTGAAGCAAATTAATGGTAAAGTTTGTTTAAAGACTGAATCGAATTagttataaacatgttttaattataaatcaaaGTTAATTAGagttttaagtattttaatttaagtatcTTTTGATAGAAGAACTgatatgtttgtttgtttagtttgctttaattgaaaaatagattaatgAATCATGTGATTGATTATGTTTATTTGAACACTTGGAGCTTGCTAATGGAATAAGTTTaaggaaaattagaataattaatgcatattaattaattaaagattaTTAGTATGTATAACAAAGATTATTCAATTCaccttaaatttgatttgaaaaactaCAGACTTGAAGATCagagaatatgaaaattaaagttattagtattaaattgttaaaattagCAATAAAGAATTCATTGGGTGATAGTCCTAGAatagtgattactacccaaaaagtgctattttgcgtctttaattcattatgttttaagcacttttgtgtagtagttctccatttttattccaattggcatgttaaggacctagcaatgacttctaatcatatttgtggctagttttagtgttttgacggctttttggatcattaagacaagccaagtaaaggagggaaggaaagaggaaaaacagaggaaagaagCAGTTTTTGTAGCCGTGCACTGTCACTTTGGGAGGCTCTATTTTGTTCATCGTGCAAAATCACCTTTCAAGAATCCCATATTCGGAACCGGCTTGGAATTGATGACAAATCAAGTACCTATAGTGGTATATTGCCATTCGTATAAGGAGCTCAAAATGGCAAttttcgcaccagcccatgcaagtgcgaatttcgcaccagctgcccatgcaagtgcgaatttcacaCCAACCCATGCGACTTTGGTGcaaaatctcctctgttctaccgactccacatgagatcttttcttttgtattttttgatgtaaattcatttcttatccttgtaattagccaatcacaggctttgctttgtaaagactataagaggggtggaaatcatctctcgaaaaaacttatgtatattttacacttagtgaaattttCCTCTCGGGAAAAATATCTagctctctttgcttttcttttctctattctactttctttttcttggaagccaaacaacctttgaggatgtttttccagaggatgagaggttaaacctttggtttcttggagtgaaggaagctaggtgaaaagtccagatgcaaaagtggaaaactctcgtgcattaaatacaggtagttggagttcataaatggcttttaaatctaaagttttgctttaaatcccttagaatcactttgaatgcccaatacatgataagctttaggtctctatggatacttattgctagatccacatcagaccattagttatcatgtacgagccattggaaagtggctcaaggtgaagacccatagtgtctaaagccattaatggaacttgactaccatttctattgactttttatggattaaatcttcattgttaaacctataccggttcgggaaacaaccatcctttatgttgttgtccccaatacgaggagaaaaatctggaatttcccactttgcattctgaacttgatcctagcaacctttagctccgggagactttctttcttccatttttacctagttctatgttagtttagttccaaacaccactttcaaaacaaattttattttcttttaaactttaagtttttgacaaaagaaatcatcagattcaatttctaatcttgagtctatcactggtagaatgaaaacccatcccagagttcgaccctagagctgctatactatagtagctttgctacgctagtatgaggtcataggatttataaatattttttattaaaatacccaattgggcacgaatcaaatagTTATTATTTATGGCCGAGTATCTGTTGTAGTATTGATGGTTGATATGTATATTGCTAGGGGTTAGCAGCTTATCAAGTGTGAGAGGACAAATAAGGCAAAACAAAGATGAAATCATTAACAACATGCATACATATTTGATGTTATTGtttatttgttaatggttataaagTGTTTATCAtacatattaatatatgattaattcaaggttttcaagggtatgcatgaaatgattaTAAACTTTCTTACTGAGTTGTGAACTTACCCTATCCCTTCCACTTTTATATGTAGGTTGGAAAACATCTGTTGGGGTTAATGTTTGAGTTTTGCATTTTTGTTGATTGAATGTTGTTTTGCTCATGTTGAAAGTGTTTTGAGACTTTTGTTTTTGTATCATATGAAGACtaaatcatttttgaagaaatgatgtaattcatatttgtttttatacacttgtagtatgggtcACCCTTAGTGAATCATGGGGTTTTGTTATGTACAAAGTAATATTGTATACGTTTTCTTTATGTGaaactaattatattttgttaattaatggTTTCAAATATTATCATAGGATACATACTTCTTTATAACAAGTTTCCATATcctcatttttcacaaaatctACTTGAAACTCAGCACCTATTTTTGCCTCATAGGTTTTGGGggctttaattttatatttaaatattgataaGTTTGAAATTCAGGGTGTGACGTGTAATATGTTGATATGGATCATGAAAGCCCATAGCACCAACTATAGGTGGTTCTATAGCAATATACTTGGCACGACTAGCCCATGGAGTGGCATACTTTGCATGAAGAGCATCTTAATCATACTGATGTTAGCCTTGCCTATCCATTGAATGTAGGTTTGTATCCATCAAACAAGATGGATGTATTCCTTGATGTCATTCTACTATTCAATTGATTAATCAAATGTAACAAATGttcaaaactaaataaaagtccaataaatgtaataatatatataaattttcactatcaaattaaataaatattatgtaataatataataacattatgtaataaatataataatatgaaagacATTGTTTCATTACAAATCACTTGATTAATCAAGTATTATCAATGAAACccaataaatataataatataaagtttCATATAACAAATATAAGTGAGAATATAATGTTAATTACATAGATGCATCATAAACCACCATTACCCCTATTCTTATTTGGACAAGAACAATGATTATGACTACTTTATTTACATAGACCACATATAATAAGGGTTTTGCCTTCTCTAATATTCATTTCATTGATCAATAAGTTGATTTAAGTCATTCATCTAACACATGTTTCATCAAATCTAAAGAGACTGATCATCAATTGCAACCATGATAGCTTAATGTCGGTCTAAAATAACACAAAGACCACTTCTTTGACTTACTTCGTTTCTAATATATGTCAAAAACCATCCctaattatcaatatttttaccCATTATTGCAAAAACTAGTGGgaataatttattattcttattacaATCCATGACAATCattgtctttatatttttcatacaaatgTATATTATCGATGCTCATAATAGACGACAATGCTTATTGAAACATTCTATAGATGAATGAAATGCCTAAAAAACTCATTAAAATATTTCCTCATTTACCATATTTTTAGGTAATATTTTCTAAACTACAACACATCTTGGATTTGTTTGCTCCAAGACACTAAAAATAAGGTAACCTTTGTATCTAACTTGTAAAAATTACCTTATAAAGCAATCAATGTTTTCAATTTGACTTTGAAAGcctttttatacaaaatatggTACCTAAATTTGTTGATAACACTAGCTTGAATAACATCCACTGAAAGTGTAAATTGTGTCTTAATCGTTCCTTTGGTATAACTTGCAACCAAGTTTGAGTATAATTAACAATGGTCTTGATTCATACAAGGATTGACACATGTGTGTAAGTCATTGTATTTCTTTAGAGCCTAATGCATTAAAATTAGTATCCTTGGCTATGAATTAACCTTAAGCTAAATAAgttgtaaattaaaaaaataatgaaaataaactttttaggAACTAGAATCTCTTTATATGATACAATGAACCTATCATTCACATTGGTTTCTAAACTCAGAGTTGTACATAACGGATTGAGCAAATAGTTCATATGTCGAACCTGGATATTT
Coding sequences:
- the LOC117913670 gene encoding pentatricopeptide repeat-containing protein At2g17670 — its product is MGKIPPSFRTSTVPVTTLLKNPPAVLPKQSTVLETPQKPHHFPKKRPQPSGKTKKTRTPIEDPKSPVIFNSPNLLDAKKLFASITTTSTTPLDLRFHNALLQSYSSISTVNDSISFLRHMIKSQPSFSPERSTYHILLSQSCKSPNSDLSAVHQTLNLMVTHGFPPDRVTTDIAVRSLCSAGREEHAIELVKELSLKHSPPDSFTYNFIIRHLCKTRALSTVYNFIDELQNSFQLKPDLVTYTILIDNVCNGRNLREATRLLEVLGEAGFKPDCYVYNTIMKGYCILDKGSEAIGVYKKMKEEGVEPDLVTYNTLIFGLSKSGRVKEARKFLDIMAEMGHFPDAVTYTSLMNGLCREGNALGALALLEEMEAKGCSPNSCTYNTLLHGLCKLRMLERGIELYGVMKSGGMKLEKASYATFVRALCKEGRVAEAYEAFDYVVQSKSFDDVTAYSTLENSLKWLRKAREQGLAS